A stretch of the Amycolatopsis sp. BJA-103 genome encodes the following:
- a CDS encoding HD domain-containing protein, with protein MSSEALRRALSDPGEPPLRPLPDEVAALLEQLAAPPRLAAHLRAVHDVARTLADWLEKEFPAVDLDREAALFGAAVHDIGKTVHPGELSGPGSAHEQAGHELLLTQGISEERARFARTHAAWGEDVGVEDLLVSIADKIWKAKRVEDLEQLLVDRLTVASGQSPWEVFMALDDLLDRIAADADGRLAFQARHPVDG; from the coding sequence ATGTCCTCGGAAGCCTTGCGCCGCGCGCTGTCCGACCCCGGCGAACCACCGCTGCGTCCGCTGCCGGACGAGGTCGCCGCCCTGCTGGAGCAGTTGGCCGCTCCCCCTCGGCTCGCCGCCCATCTGCGGGCGGTCCACGACGTGGCCCGCACGCTGGCCGACTGGCTGGAGAAGGAGTTTCCGGCGGTGGACCTCGACCGCGAAGCGGCCCTTTTCGGCGCCGCCGTCCACGACATCGGCAAGACCGTCCACCCCGGGGAGTTGTCCGGCCCCGGCTCCGCACATGAGCAGGCGGGCCACGAACTCCTTCTGACCCAAGGAATCAGCGAAGAGCGGGCTCGATTCGCGCGAACGCACGCCGCCTGGGGCGAAGACGTCGGCGTCGAGGATCTGCTCGTCAGCATCGCGGACAAGATATGGAAGGCGAAGCGGGTCGAGGATCTCGAACAGCTGCTGGTCGACCGCCTGACCGTCGCGAGTGGACAGTCGCCGTGGGAGGTCTTCATGGCGCTGGACGACCTGCTCGACCGGATCGCGGCGGACGCCGACGGGAGGCTCGCCTTCCAGGCGCGCCACCCCGTCGACGGCTGA
- a CDS encoding DNA polymerase Y family protein, whose product MLVLWCPDWPAVAAAAVAGEPVGRPAAVFSANRVVACTAVARGFGVRRGMRRREAQSSCPDLAVFGEDDGRDARLFESVAQAVEELAVGVEVVRPGIVAVPVDGAAGYFGGEHGLLERLVDEVSVAAGVESQVGVADGLFAATLAARRSTLVEPGETADFLAPLPIRELDQPEAGRTELVTLLRQLGLRTLGAFAALGESDVSARFGTEGVLAHRLARGRSERPPLRRRPPPELSLAKAFDPPIDRVDAAAFVAKGLGERFHAGLAAHGLACTRLGIYATTETGEQLGRVWRCAEPLTPSGVADRVRWQFEGWLKVRDTSARPRSGVVRLRLEPEETVEGRSLQLGLWQAGAAGALRPSTEDEGLSGERAARALVRVQGLLGPESVFTAVLDGGRDPAERVRLVPWGDRRERSAQADANWAGRLPSPSPATVFPRPVPAQVLDEHGSVVEITARRRVTATPFLVSFEGGEPRQVLAWAGPWLVGVRAGAGHARSGTRIRLQVLLADGPDAEEAVLLRFEHHENPMWTLEGKYD is encoded by the coding sequence ATGCTGGTGCTGTGGTGCCCGGACTGGCCCGCGGTCGCCGCCGCGGCCGTCGCGGGCGAGCCCGTCGGCCGTCCGGCCGCGGTCTTCTCGGCGAACCGCGTGGTCGCCTGCACTGCGGTGGCCAGGGGATTCGGCGTCCGTCGCGGGATGCGGCGGCGCGAGGCCCAGTCGTCTTGCCCGGATCTGGCGGTCTTCGGTGAGGACGACGGCCGTGACGCCCGGCTCTTCGAGTCCGTCGCGCAGGCGGTGGAGGAGCTGGCGGTCGGCGTCGAGGTCGTCCGCCCGGGGATCGTCGCCGTCCCGGTCGACGGCGCGGCCGGTTACTTCGGCGGCGAGCACGGTCTCCTCGAAAGGCTGGTCGACGAGGTGTCCGTGGCGGCGGGGGTGGAATCTCAGGTCGGCGTCGCCGACGGCCTGTTCGCCGCGACGCTCGCCGCCCGCCGCTCGACACTGGTCGAGCCGGGTGAGACCGCGGATTTCCTCGCCCCGTTGCCCATTCGAGAGCTCGATCAGCCCGAAGCGGGGCGAACCGAGCTGGTCACCTTGCTCCGGCAGCTGGGACTTCGCACGCTGGGTGCTTTCGCGGCGCTCGGCGAAAGCGACGTCTCCGCGCGTTTCGGGACGGAGGGCGTCCTCGCTCACCGGCTGGCACGAGGGCGGTCCGAACGTCCACCGCTGCGCCGCCGTCCACCACCGGAACTCTCGCTCGCGAAGGCGTTCGACCCGCCGATCGACAGGGTCGACGCCGCCGCGTTCGTGGCGAAAGGGCTCGGTGAGCGCTTCCATGCCGGGCTCGCCGCGCACGGGCTGGCCTGCACTCGCCTCGGCATCTACGCCACCACCGAGACCGGCGAACAACTGGGCAGAGTGTGGCGCTGCGCCGAACCGCTGACCCCGTCCGGCGTCGCGGACAGGGTGCGCTGGCAGTTCGAAGGCTGGCTGAAGGTCCGGGACACCTCGGCGCGGCCCCGATCCGGCGTCGTGCGGCTGCGGCTGGAGCCGGAGGAGACCGTCGAGGGCCGGTCGCTGCAGCTCGGGTTGTGGCAGGCAGGTGCGGCAGGCGCGCTGCGTCCGTCCACAGAGGACGAAGGCCTGTCCGGCGAGCGCGCCGCCCGCGCCCTGGTGCGGGTGCAGGGGTTGCTCGGCCCGGAGAGCGTCTTCACCGCGGTGCTCGACGGCGGCCGCGATCCCGCCGAGCGTGTCCGGCTGGTGCCGTGGGGCGACAGACGGGAGCGGTCCGCGCAAGCGGACGCGAACTGGGCCGGACGGCTCCCGTCGCCCTCCCCGGCGACGGTGTTCCCCCGGCCGGTGCCCGCCCAGGTACTGGACGAACACGGGAGCGTCGTGGAGATCACCGCGCGGCGCCGGGTCACCGCCACACCGTTCCTCGTGAGCTTCGAGGGCGGTGAGCCGCGCCAGGTCCTCGCCTGGGCGGGGCCGTGGCTGGTCGGCGTCCGGGCCGGGGCGGGCCATGCGCGGTCGGGGACCCGGATCCGGTTGCAGGTGCTGCTGGCCGACGGGCCGGACGCGGAGGAGGCGGTGCTGCTCCGCTTCGAACACCACGAAAACCCGATGTGGACGCTGGAAGGGAAGTACGACTGA
- a CDS encoding error-prone DNA polymerase, which produces MGWNNPPKPWKDLARELAGEVQPGDGGDSPAWSAKREGYERPPDLTGQIGEDDGATARRVPYAELHCHSNFSFLDGASHPEELVEEAARLGLDAIALTDHDGMYGVVRFAEAARELGVHTVFGTELSFGLSGPQNGFADPEGEHLLLLAKKQDGYLSLNRAITAGQLYGFDREYLSPKERAEKGRPVYDLRAVAEEVSGKCVVLTGCRKGAVRKALVAGGPVAAVEKLKELIDCFGRENVYVELIDHSLPLDSTHNDLLSEMAAEFGLPTVATTAAHYARPERAPLADALSAIRARRGLEDMEGWLPAAGTAFLRSGEEMAEIFARYPGAVQRAALLGRECAFELHHIEPKLPPFDVPAGYTEASYLKELTLKGAKDHEKNKTAEYRRKARKLIAHELEIIEKLGFPGYFLIVWDIVRFCRENDILCQGRGSAANSAVCYALGITKVDAVRYGLLFERFLAPDRDGYPDIDLDIESDRREEAIQYVYEKYGRLNTAQVANVITYRARSAVRDAARALGYSPGQQDAWSKQIDRWGALRSTEKDHDHDIPGEVVELACALEDFPRHLGIHSGGMVICQQPVSEVVPIEWARMENRSVVQWEKDDCAAAGLVKFDLLGLGMLSALHYMIDLVHDHKGEEVDISELDLKDQNVYEMLCRADAIGVFQVESRAQLATLPRLRPKKFYDLAVEVALIRPGPIQGGSVHPYIRRKNDQEKWDFDHPKLENALKKTLGVPLFQEQMMQIALDVADFTPAEADQLRHAMGAKRSEQKMERLKRRFLEGAAKHDIGEELAEKIFGKLKAFANFGFPESHALSFALLVFASAYFKYYHPDAFLAGLLRAQPMGFYSPQSLVADARRHGVKVLGPDINASLPHATLEPLPEGGELLAVRGGLSTVRMIGENLAKEIVEERERGGPFADLPEVARRVRLTKPQVEALATAGAFGCFGESRRSALWAAGAVADESLEKLPGLATGVKAPMLPGMDEIDVAAADVWATGVSPDSFPTQFIRESLDELGVVTAAGLREVPHGTRVLTGGAVTHRQRPATAGGVTFMNLEDETGMINIICTMGVWQRYHRVARGSPALLIRGVVERTGEVVNVLAEQIRHLPLRITAKSRDFH; this is translated from the coding sequence ATGGGCTGGAACAACCCTCCGAAGCCGTGGAAGGATCTCGCCCGCGAACTCGCGGGCGAGGTCCAGCCCGGCGACGGCGGTGACAGCCCCGCCTGGAGCGCCAAGCGGGAGGGCTACGAGCGTCCCCCCGACTTGACGGGGCAGATCGGCGAAGACGACGGGGCCACCGCGCGCCGGGTGCCGTACGCCGAACTGCACTGCCATTCGAACTTCAGCTTCCTCGACGGGGCGAGCCATCCCGAGGAACTGGTGGAGGAGGCCGCGCGGCTGGGCCTGGACGCGATCGCCCTCACCGATCACGACGGCATGTACGGCGTGGTGCGCTTCGCCGAAGCGGCGAGAGAACTGGGCGTGCACACCGTCTTCGGCACGGAGCTCAGCTTCGGCCTGTCCGGACCGCAGAACGGGTTCGCCGATCCCGAAGGCGAACACCTTCTCTTGCTGGCCAAGAAACAGGACGGCTACCTGAGCCTGAACCGCGCGATCACCGCCGGACAGCTGTACGGCTTCGACAGGGAATACTTGTCGCCCAAGGAAAGAGCCGAGAAAGGCAGGCCGGTCTACGACCTGCGCGCGGTCGCCGAAGAGGTCAGCGGGAAGTGCGTCGTGCTCACCGGCTGCCGCAAGGGCGCGGTGCGCAAGGCCCTCGTCGCCGGAGGTCCCGTCGCGGCGGTGGAGAAACTGAAGGAACTCATCGACTGCTTCGGCCGGGAGAACGTCTACGTCGAACTCATCGACCACAGCCTCCCCTTGGACAGCACGCACAACGACCTGCTGAGCGAGATGGCCGCGGAGTTCGGGCTGCCGACGGTGGCGACCACGGCGGCGCATTACGCGCGGCCGGAGCGGGCCCCGCTCGCCGACGCGCTCAGCGCGATCCGCGCCCGGCGGGGCCTGGAGGACATGGAGGGCTGGCTGCCCGCCGCGGGGACGGCGTTCCTGCGGTCGGGGGAGGAGATGGCCGAGATCTTCGCGCGGTATCCGGGCGCGGTGCAGCGCGCGGCGCTGCTCGGCCGGGAATGCGCGTTCGAACTGCATCACATCGAACCGAAGCTGCCGCCGTTCGACGTTCCGGCGGGGTACACCGAAGCGTCCTACTTGAAGGAACTCACTCTCAAGGGCGCGAAGGACCACGAGAAGAACAAGACCGCCGAGTACCGCCGAAAAGCCCGGAAGCTGATCGCGCACGAACTGGAGATCATCGAAAAGCTGGGCTTCCCCGGCTACTTCCTGATCGTCTGGGACATCGTGCGGTTCTGCCGGGAGAACGACATCCTCTGCCAGGGCCGGGGTTCGGCCGCGAATTCCGCGGTCTGTTACGCGCTCGGCATCACCAAGGTCGACGCCGTGCGCTACGGACTGCTCTTCGAACGGTTCCTCGCCCCCGACCGCGACGGTTATCCGGACATCGATCTCGACATCGAATCCGACCGCCGCGAAGAGGCGATCCAGTACGTCTACGAAAAATACGGGCGGCTGAACACCGCGCAGGTGGCGAACGTGATCACCTATCGGGCGCGGTCCGCGGTCCGGGACGCGGCGCGGGCACTGGGGTATTCACCCGGCCAGCAGGACGCGTGGAGCAAGCAGATCGACCGCTGGGGTGCGTTGCGGTCGACGGAGAAGGATCACGATCACGACATTCCCGGCGAAGTCGTCGAACTCGCTTGCGCGCTCGAAGACTTCCCCCGGCATCTCGGCATTCATTCCGGCGGCATGGTGATCTGCCAACAGCCGGTGAGCGAGGTGGTGCCGATCGAATGGGCCAGGATGGAGAACCGCAGTGTCGTGCAGTGGGAGAAGGACGACTGCGCCGCCGCGGGACTGGTCAAATTCGATCTGCTCGGACTCGGGATGTTGTCGGCCCTGCACTATATGATAGATCTGGTTCACGACCACAAAGGGGAAGAGGTCGACATCTCCGAATTGGATCTCAAGGATCAGAACGTCTACGAAATGCTCTGCCGTGCCGACGCGATCGGCGTTTTCCAAGTGGAGAGCCGCGCGCAGCTGGCCACCCTGCCTCGCTTGCGCCCCAAGAAGTTCTACGACCTCGCGGTCGAGGTCGCGCTCATCCGGCCCGGTCCGATCCAGGGCGGTTCGGTGCATCCCTACATCCGGCGAAAGAACGATCAGGAGAAATGGGATTTCGACCATCCGAAACTGGAGAACGCGCTGAAGAAGACCCTCGGCGTCCCGTTGTTCCAGGAGCAGATGATGCAGATCGCCCTCGACGTCGCCGATTTCACCCCGGCGGAGGCCGATCAGTTACGGCACGCCATGGGTGCGAAGCGTTCCGAGCAGAAGATGGAACGGCTCAAACGCCGATTCCTCGAAGGTGCGGCGAAGCACGACATCGGTGAGGAGCTCGCGGAGAAGATCTTCGGCAAGCTCAAGGCGTTCGCGAATTTCGGTTTCCCGGAGAGTCACGCGCTGAGTTTCGCCCTGCTGGTGTTCGCGAGCGCGTACTTCAAGTACTACCACCCGGACGCGTTCCTGGCCGGTTTGCTGCGCGCGCAGCCGATGGGGTTCTACTCGCCGCAGTCGCTGGTCGCCGACGCGCGGCGGCACGGGGTGAAGGTGCTCGGCCCCGACATCAACGCGAGCCTCCCGCACGCGACGCTGGAACCCTTGCCGGAAGGGGGAGAACTGCTCGCCGTGCGGGGTGGCCTGTCCACCGTGCGGATGATCGGCGAGAACCTGGCGAAGGAGATCGTCGAAGAGCGAGAGCGCGGCGGCCCGTTCGCGGATCTGCCCGAGGTCGCCCGGCGGGTGCGGCTGACCAAACCTCAGGTCGAGGCGCTGGCCACGGCAGGCGCGTTCGGTTGTTTCGGCGAGAGCAGGCGGAGCGCGCTCTGGGCGGCGGGCGCGGTCGCCGACGAAAGCCTGGAGAAACTCCCCGGTCTCGCCACCGGGGTCAAGGCACCGATGTTGCCGGGGATGGACGAAATCGACGTCGCGGCCGCGGATGTCTGGGCGACCGGGGTGTCGCCGGACAGCTTCCCGACCCAGTTCATCCGGGAGAGCCTCGACGAACTCGGCGTCGTCACGGCGGCGGGCCTGCGCGAGGTCCCACACGGCACGCGGGTGCTGACCGGTGGCGCGGTGACCCATCGCCAGCGGCCGGCGACCGCGGGCGGCGTCACCTTCATGAACCTCGAGGACGAGACGGGGATGATCAACATCATCTGCACGATGGGGGTGTGGCAGCGCTATCACCGGGTCGCGCGCGGCAGTCCGGCGCTGCTGATCCGGGGTGTGGTCGAGCGCACCGGGGAGGTGGTGAACGTCCTCGCCGAACAGATCCGGCACCTGCCGCTGCGGATCACCGCCAAGTCCCGTGACTTCCACTGA
- a CDS encoding hemerythrin domain-containing protein — translation METPSSSNGRLTAFGNQLVQVHNWLRKELARLHDDLGSVADGRAERLRDLRAHCLTFCSALTRHHTGEDGGAFLVLAEKFPELRPTLEELAHDHDVMSGIIERLEELVGGVGPASSPAEILHVQRELDGLTAIMETHFRYEEKRIVEALDSLDMPEWRDAKPSFLLKSH, via the coding sequence ATGGAAACCCCTTCTTCATCGAACGGCCGGTTGACGGCGTTCGGAAATCAACTCGTTCAGGTTCACAACTGGCTGCGTAAAGAGCTGGCCAGGCTGCACGACGACCTCGGCTCGGTCGCGGACGGGCGTGCCGAGCGGCTGCGCGATCTCCGCGCGCATTGCCTCACCTTCTGCTCGGCGCTGACCAGGCATCACACCGGGGAGGACGGCGGCGCTTTCCTTGTGCTGGCGGAGAAATTCCCCGAGTTGCGGCCGACGCTCGAAGAGCTCGCACACGACCACGACGTCATGTCCGGGATCATCGAGCGGCTCGAAGAACTGGTCGGCGGCGTCGGCCCGGCGTCGAGCCCGGCCGAGATCCTGCACGTCCAGCGGGAACTCGACGGCCTCACGGCGATCATGGAGACGCATTTCCGGTACGAGGAGAAGCGCATCGTCGAGGCGCTCGACTCCCTGGACATGCCGGAGTGGCGGGACGCGAAGCCGTCGTTTCTGCTGAAATCTCATTAG
- a CDS encoding VOC family protein, translating into MSNPIPAGYHSVTPWIISRDTAGMIDFLKRVFDAEPMGEPVYVEGGKIGHAEVRVGDSVVMLFDAQDDWVETPAYLRLYVEDSVETQRRAVEAGAEEVTKQTELFFGDRVGRVRDPFGNLWWIQTRLVDLDFPEMERRMNDPKFVEAMRYVSGSKIIPSR; encoded by the coding sequence ATGAGCAACCCGATCCCCGCCGGCTACCACTCGGTCACCCCGTGGATCATCTCGCGCGACACCGCGGGCATGATCGACTTTCTCAAGCGGGTCTTCGACGCCGAGCCGATGGGCGAACCGGTGTACGTCGAGGGCGGCAAGATCGGGCACGCCGAGGTTCGCGTCGGCGACTCGGTCGTCATGCTGTTCGACGCGCAGGACGACTGGGTCGAGACCCCGGCGTACCTGCGGCTCTACGTCGAGGACAGCGTGGAGACACAGCGCCGGGCCGTCGAGGCGGGCGCCGAAGAGGTCACGAAGCAGACCGAGCTCTTCTTCGGCGACCGCGTCGGCCGGGTCCGTGACCCGTTCGGCAACCTGTGGTGGATCCAGACCCGGCTGGTCGACCTCGACTTCCCCGAGATGGAACGCCGCATGAACGACCCGAAGTTCGTCGAGGCCATGCGGTACGTCTCGGGTTCGAAGATCATTCCGAGTCGCTGA
- a CDS encoding reverse transcriptase family protein: MTGEKVTSASLLGPMPVWRWQVARWATFDDCAAALDLTTGELSWFADTKGWNRRAVDPVRHYGHRWIPTASGGVRLIERPKPRLAELQRRILRHVVEALPVHEAAHGFRRGRSGMSCATPHAGRETVVRMDLEGFFPAVSARRISALLALAGYPPAVAEALAGVLTTASPPDVLAAVPEGRRDPARVRLLRNLAATHLPQGAPSSPAVANAVTHHLDRRLDGLARSLGAAYTRYADDLAFSGDSLPLHRLLPGVRRIVTDEGFRLRDDKTSIAGAHQRQRVAGLVVNSAPAATRADYDALRALLHNCVRTGPEAQNRAAHPDFRAHLLGRIGWIATSSGARAAKLRALFDGITWA; this comes from the coding sequence ATGACAGGAGAAAAAGTCACCTCCGCGTCGCTCCTCGGGCCGATGCCGGTCTGGCGGTGGCAGGTGGCCCGCTGGGCGACCTTCGACGACTGCGCCGCCGCGCTCGACCTGACGACCGGTGAACTCTCGTGGTTCGCCGACACGAAGGGCTGGAACCGGCGCGCGGTCGATCCGGTCCGGCACTACGGCCACCGGTGGATCCCGACCGCTTCGGGCGGGGTGCGGCTCATCGAGCGGCCGAAGCCGCGGCTCGCCGAACTGCAGCGGCGGATCCTGCGGCACGTCGTCGAGGCGCTGCCGGTGCACGAGGCCGCACACGGGTTCCGGCGCGGACGTTCGGGGATGTCGTGTGCCACCCCGCACGCCGGCCGGGAGACCGTGGTCAGGATGGATCTCGAAGGGTTCTTCCCGGCGGTGTCCGCGCGCCGGATCTCGGCCCTGCTCGCGCTCGCCGGGTACCCGCCCGCCGTGGCGGAAGCCCTCGCGGGCGTCCTCACCACGGCCTCCCCGCCCGACGTTCTCGCCGCCGTGCCCGAGGGGCGGCGGGATCCCGCGCGGGTGCGGTTGCTGAGGAACCTGGCGGCCACGCATCTGCCGCAAGGCGCGCCGTCCTCGCCCGCGGTGGCGAACGCGGTCACGCATCATCTGGACCGGCGGCTGGACGGTCTCGCACGGTCACTGGGCGCGGCCTACACGCGGTACGCCGACGATCTGGCGTTCTCCGGGGATTCCCTGCCGTTGCACCGGTTGCTGCCCGGCGTCCGGCGGATCGTGACCGACGAGGGCTTCCGGCTGCGGGACGACAAGACGTCGATCGCGGGCGCACACCAGCGGCAACGGGTCGCGGGCCTGGTGGTCAACAGCGCGCCCGCCGCGACGCGCGCCGACTACGACGCCCTGCGCGCGCTGCTCCACAACTGCGTCCGGACCGGGCCGGAGGCGCAGAACCGGGCCGCGCATCCGGACTTCCGCGCCCATCTGCTCGGCCGCATCGGCTGGATCGCTACGTCGTCGGGGGCGCGGGCGGCGAAGCTGCGCGCGTTGTTCGACGGGATCACCTGGGCTTGA
- a CDS encoding pentapeptide repeat-containing protein: MIETAEDYREAVLSQQWWEKRSFVGCDFTEADLRGLRTQGCTFDQCDFTKVDFEGSRHEASAFRSCTFDRSVLAGTRWSSCSMLGSSFVDCRFQKVAFTECDLSLVSLSRNRLSKVDLSGLRLREANLTEADLTGADLRGADLTGARLAGAKLEGADLRGARIDANGLVQANLAGVHVDTETAVAYAAAHGLVIH; the protein is encoded by the coding sequence GTGATCGAGACCGCGGAAGACTACCGAGAAGCCGTCCTTTCCCAGCAATGGTGGGAAAAACGCAGTTTCGTCGGCTGTGACTTCACCGAGGCCGACCTGCGCGGGCTGCGCACCCAGGGCTGCACCTTCGACCAATGCGACTTCACCAAGGTCGACTTCGAGGGCTCGCGCCACGAGGCGTCGGCGTTCCGGTCCTGCACCTTCGACCGCAGTGTGCTCGCCGGTACCAGGTGGAGCTCCTGTTCGATGCTCGGATCGTCCTTTGTAGACTGCCGATTTCAGAAGGTCGCGTTCACCGAATGCGATCTCTCGCTGGTCTCGCTGAGCCGCAACCGACTGTCCAAAGTGGATCTCTCCGGGCTGCGGCTGCGCGAGGCCAACCTGACCGAGGCGGACCTCACCGGCGCAGATCTGCGCGGCGCCGACCTCACCGGTGCCCGGCTGGCCGGAGCGAAACTCGAAGGTGCCGACCTGCGCGGAGCGCGGATCGACGCCAACGGCCTGGTGCAGGCGAATCTCGCGGGCGTCCACGTCGACACCGAGACCGCGGTGGCCTACGCCGCCGCACACGGCCTCGTCATCCACTGA